CCGGAAAGAGCCGTGAGTGGTGCAGTCGGGGGTGAAGTTGGCTGCGCTTACAGCTGACTGACGGCACTAACGCGTTATTGAGCTCGAATTCAATTAAATTGGGGTTTGGGAGAGCTTATAATCGTCAATTGACGGAAAAATAGTGAATATAAAGTGAAATATTTTTCAAAGATTAGGTGAAAGATGATAGTTTCATTTTCTTGCTGTAATCTGTTGCTGTCTCGTTCAGTCGGGGAGAATAACGCCGAATATATGGCCACTCTGTCTGCGCATTAATAAATAGTGCGCACGtcacaaaaaaaacaacacaaTTGCGGCTAAAATTTTGCTAATTTTCAGGCGTCTTACGCACCTGAGCACACCAACATttgcccagcagcagcgaaaAGTGTCGACCAGTGAAGCCATGCACAGCTGCGTCCTGCTGCCAGATGCGGCCAGCTATCATCCAGATACCCTGGACCTCAATACAGACGCCAAAGCGGCCGCCTACTGGTTTCCTTGCTTTCGCGATATGGTTATCAAATTTGCCAAGCAAGCGGCCAAATCGCAGGCGGAGGATGCGACGGCCGAGGAGCGAGCGGAGCAGTTCAAGACAGCCTATCTCCAGCAATTGGACGACTATCAAAGCAATATAGCCAACAACAGTGGCAGAGTGATCCTGGGCACCAGCGAGCTGCTCAAGCTGAACGAAACGATGCTGAGGCGCTTTGGCTTCACGGATCCGTGGCAAAGTCAAAAGCAGTCGGAGAATGCCTCGGCGAAGGCGCGCCTCAAGCTGCGGCTAGAGGAGATTGATGCTATTCAGAATCCAGATGACAAATGGACGGAGCTCGTGCGGGGAGTCCTTGCGGGCAACATGTTcgactggggcgcccaggccATATCCAACATACTGGAACAGGACAGCAGCTTTGGCCTCCACTCGGCTCTGGACAGGATAGAGAAGCGGCCCTGGCTGCTGGATAATCTAGACAATTGGCTGAAGCGCCTGCGAATCAGCAGCGACCAGCAGCCGCACAAGTGCGCTGTGGTATTTGTGGATAATAGCGGCGTGGATGTGGTGCTCGGCATACTGCCCTTCGTCCGGGAGCTGCTGAGGCGTGGAACCAAGGTGCTGCTGTGCGCCAACAGTGAACCCTCGTTGAACGATGTGACCAGTCGGGAACTGAGCGCGCTGCTCGATGAGTGTGCCGGCGAGTGTGCTCTCCTATCGTCGGCCTGGTCCTCTGCCCGCCTGCTTGTCTATGCCAATGGACAGTCGGGACCCTGCTTGGATATGCGAACCCTTCCGCGGGATCTGTGCGACGCCATAGCTGCCAATGAGACTGATCTGCTCGTGATCGAGGGCATGGGACGGGCCCTACACACGAACCTCAATGCCCACTTCAGCTGCGAGACCCTGAAGCTGGCCGTGATCAAGAATCGGTGGCTGGCTAAGTATCTGGGTGGCGACGAGATGTTTGCCGTTATCTGCAAATACGAGGCGATCAGCTAGTCGAGCGCCTTTGACTCCTTGTtatgctgctgttgttgttgggatCCTTGTGAGAGCCATTGTTTAATTTTGGAAACTATTGTTATTGTTTAATCAAATCAAATCTAAGGCAgagccatcgccatcgccatcccTACCAGGATTCATCCCCCTCCCCATTGAGATTCATATCTTTAGTTTTGTGTATTGTGTATTTAAATTATCGTGTATTTAGTGCTTTCGTGGTCACGTTGCCGAATTTCAAGCCTACATCTCTATtctatacataaatacatatatctgCTCCGCATTTTAATAATTACAATTATAAATAACAAAGGCTTTTGTTTATCGAGGCTGTCACGGCACCCATTATTTATTATCGGTCATGGCTATATACCGCCACAGCCCTCCGATAAGCCCCAACCATTTGTGGATTAGCCACTGATAAGGCAGCGGAGTCAGCGGCATTTCGTCAAGCCACAGACACTAGGGCCCATCCAGACAACTATTTGTTTGAACGTGATAAACACAGACCCAGATCATTCCCAGTGCCTTTTTTTCGTCCACAATTTCGTTCGCACTCGTGTGTGGTGTGTGCCAATTCGCACGGTCACTCATCAGTCACTTATCACTCGATTCGTAGTCAAAAACAACAGCGAAGAAGACGGCCCATACACAAAAGCCCGATAAGCAACAACAGATAAGATCTTCGAATGCGACTACGAGACCAGGAAATTGCCGCCCCCAACAGAACTCGAAATGCGGAAACCTTTAAGCTCTGGCTGCAGATACATACGTGTTTGTGTGTGGTATCTTCAAGCTAGACTCGAGAATATTATGGGACAATTCCAAAATGCATCAAGGCTATGCAGTTTTGCTGCGCCAACGTTTATATCTCCTTCATATGCTAAAAATTCTTCTCTGCGAACAATCATATATGTTCCTATTGCCGTTTTTAAGCCATCGAAAGAAAGTTTTGCATCTTGGGAAAGTTCTTTACTTTAATGCTTATAACCTCTGCTATATGATAAGCAATATTTGTCATTAATTTGGAAATATCCACCAAACAAAAGAAACAAGCTGTTCTCACAAAAGACTTGCCCCCCAATCATTTGATGAACCAGCTATAAATAAGTATGTATTCTCGTATAGATCTGGTTACATTAGAAAAAAACATCAAAATATTATCTTATAAACTTAACATGTAGCACtttgaaaacaatatacaaACTGAAATCAAAATTTAAGCAGTTCGTTCTTGCGTTGGCGGTGATAAAAGTGCAGTTCAAATTTGCGCGCCAAACAACTTGCATTTCGATAGGACAAAACGATCAGGGTAGAAATATTCAAAAGGTGAGCGAGCGCTATTAGCGGCATTTAAGAATACCGTTAAGGTCCTTGGTGGACGGAATTCCAAAAACAGTTATCTGTATATAAAAACATATTCATTTCATATTTGGGGCGAGCTCCTTGAGTTATTTTTGTTAAACCTGAATAGACTACCAACAACCAGGGCTGGAAACAACTTTGGCCATCGAAGAACGCTCTCGCTGTACCTTAGAATAATTCTACCATGGATCAGCTGTTTATTCGGGAGTTCGGTGTCGTGTAAAAATTTCTTGCAAAAAATATTCCTAGATAAACATTAAACAATTAATTGAACAATTAAGCGACATTTTCTGCAATTGTGGCATTCGGGTCGTTTTGgttcttttagttttctttAAACTGTTTGCTTTGAACTCTGTCAAGGACACTTGCGTTTTTGTTCTATCAATTTACCAGCGAAGAAGAACCAACTAGAAATGGATATACTCAAGAAAATGTTCAAATCGCAGGAGGAAAAGAAGCAGGAGTGAGTGTTGAGTACATGTGATTAATAGCAATAGATTATGCAAGCCAGCCGCCACTTTGGCGGCACACAAATGAATGTTTAAAAATAAGAGGAACAAAACCTTACGCCGACTGTGGCATTTTCAATTGGATCGATAACCAGGCACCTGCCATGATAGATACATTTTCACCAGGATATATAcacccacacaaacacacacacacacatgatgtgtgagtgtgtgtgtgtgtgcatgatTTGCGGAGGCTGCGTACTGGGGTTTAAAACGAGTGGATTGCCCGGGGGGGGGTGGACACAAATTCTAATGTATGTGTATCCGGAATTGGTCTTCCTCTTGCAGGGGTGCCGATATATCCGCATCGAACAAGGATGAGTTCCGGAAGCCGCAGTGGTTCGAGGAGGCCGAAACGGACGATGAGCTCTTC
The sequence above is a segment of the Drosophila miranda strain MSH22 chromosome 4, D.miranda_PacBio2.1, whole genome shotgun sequence genome. Coding sequences within it:
- the LOC108162224 gene encoding 4'-phosphopantetheine phosphatase, translating into MHSCVLLPDAASYHPDTLDLNTDAKAAAYWFPCFRDMVIKFAKQAAKSQAEDATAEERAEQFKTAYLQQLDDYQSNIANNSGRVILGTSELLKLNETMLRRFGFTDPWQSQKQSENASAKARLKLRLEEIDAIQNPDDKWTELVRGVLAGNMFDWGAQAISNILEQDSSFGLHSALDRIEKRPWLLDNLDNWLKRLRISSDQQPHKCAVVFVDNSGVDVVLGILPFVRELLRRGTKVLLCANSEPSLNDVTSRELSALLDECAGECALLSSAWSSARLLVYANGQSGPCLDMRTLPRDLCDAIAANETDLLVIEGMGRALHTNLNAHFSCETLKLAVIKNRWLAKYLGGDEMFAVICKYEAIS